The nucleotide sequence ACTGGTTCCGCGGTATTCGTATGCTTCCTGCTCTTAGAAAGGCGTAGGCCTGAAAAGCCATTGCTTGACGGTCTTGCCTGGGGGGTGGGCGGCATTCTAGCTGCTTGTGCTGGCCCTGTTACACTGGCTGTCTGGTGTATCTCGCTTGCTCTACGTTTCGCTGACGCCAAGAAGATGCATAGCTTGGTTTCACCTCAGAAGTTGACAACCGAGGGTATGCTACGCACCGGCGTTGCTATGCTTTGTGTTTCTGTTTTCCTGATTCCCTGGACATTCAGGAATTACATGCTGCTTGGGAGTCTGGTGTGTGTTAAATCGAACGGTGCCTATGAGGTCTGGCAGTCACTTTGTGTTGATGAAGATGGGGTTCTAGACCTTCAATCGGGTCGGCTTCACCCTTGGGTCAACCCGAGGTCAAGGATGCAGCACAAAGCCCTTGGCGAGACGACATTTGTCCAGTTGCATCGAAATCTGGCAATTGAGCACGCGATAGAACGACCATTCGATCCGTTAATCAAAGTAGTTAATCGGTTCTTAGCTGTTTTGGTTTTGAGAATGCCTGTGATCGAACCTTTCCCAGGTTCTGCAGCAATTTCACTAGTTTTGGACATTGTTTTTCCACTGCCATTCATGGCCTGGTTGTTCCTGATTTTCCGGTGGGCAACCCTAGGCAAGACATTGCGGAATTGTGTTGTAGTCTACCCCTGCGTCTTAGCTCCCTACATTATTATAAGCTATTGTGAGCGTTACTCAGCTGCGGTGTTTTGGATCAAGCCGGTTCTAGTAGTAGGCGCGATCGATCAGGCGATGGGGGCGATGAGACGTTGGAAGTTTCGATAAATACAAAATTTCTGTGGACCGTATTTCTATGGATCTCAGAGCGATTATGTGCCCGGTCAATCTCTTTTCCTTCTCTTTACTTGCCGCCATCGCACTGAGTGTGGGATGTAGCTATTCTACGCCGGGCAATGAGCATATTGGAGGGGGCGATGAATCAATACTGCCAGATCCTTCGGTTCCAGTAGTCGATGTTGGGATACTTGTACGAGGTGAAGCCAGATTGATCCTCGTTGAGATTGACCTCGCCCCTGGTGAGTTCGTGCCTGATAATGCAGTGATCAAAACAAGCTGCGAGTGCGTGCGCGGGCAAATCATCAATTATCTTGTAGGAGATGACGTCATTTGTACAGGTGCTCTCATGACAATTTCGACTGATGCTGAGATGGGACCACCGAGGGATTTCCGCGTAGAGTGTTTTCTGGATGTTGCTGGGGGCGAATATTCCCGACGAAGCTGGAGCCTCGCCTACCGAGAGGTTTCTCGGGTGGCTCTGTAGTGCAGAGTAAAAAGCTGTCCGAAACCATCTACTCGGCTGAGCGGGTAAAATGAGGTCCTCGCGTGAATGGCACTTAATCCACGGCAAAGTCTTGTGATGTCGGCACTTAGCGTCGATTGACAGCAGGGGGCTTCACTTGCGATGAGTTTGGGTATCCAACGACCTAAACACACGCAGCAAGGAAGCCCCCGGTGTTTCAATCCGAACTCAGTTCGGAGGTATTGTCGAAATTTGATGGGGCGGCAAAAAGGTAGTTCCGGCCTGGGATGAAAAAATTTGATCGCTGAATTTTTATCATCGAATTCGAACGCCACGACGGTCACGAGAACTGATTCAAGCCTTCTGGTGTGTCGATGGAAGCGTCATCCGTGCGCATCGGTGTGCCGCAGGAATGATTCCACAAAGCGAGGAGAACGACGAACTGGTCGCTTTGGGACGTTCTCGCGGAGGTTACTTGACCAAAATCCATATCCTCTGCGACGGCCAAGGAACGCTGCTGGGAATCACTGCGACCGGTGGACAACGTCATGAATCCACCGAACTGGAGAATCTAATCGACCACTGCGAACTGAGCCTGCATCGCTATGATTCCCGCCCCGACGCAATCGCTGGCGACAAAGGATACAGCAGCCACGCGATTCGAGATCGACTTCGTGAGTTAGGGATCGAGCCAGTGATCGGATCAAAGTCAAACGAATCGCGTGAAGAGGAATTTGATCGCGAAGCCTATCGTCGTCGCAACATCGTCGAACGCTTGATTGGATGGTTAAAAGAATCACGACGGGTTGGAACGCGATACGATAAGCTTGCTTGCTCGTACCTTGCATTCGTGCAACTCGCCGCCCTGCGACGAGCCCTTAAGCTGATTTAGTAAACAGTGCCTAGGCACCGATTAACAAACTGATCTGGCGAAATTTGAACGCATCGGACAGCCTCCCGGAGTACCTATAGCAGTTGAGGTGGCTCTTGTCTGCTCGTCCTGCTCCGGTGGCCGACGCGGGCTTTGTTTCGTGTCGGCGAGATTTGCAGTTCATAGTGCGTCCGGGACGTCTTGGTTGTCGATTGTTTGTCCAAGTGTCTGCTACGGAATGAGCGTACCGGTGCGGCGTGTAGCGGTCGGAAACAACCGCTTACGCCCCTTCATTTATGCACGTTTCAATGCACGAAACGTGCACGAATCAAAGGCATCGGAAGGAAATCCTGGAAGGGAAATGTGTCTGAAACACGTGGAAAACCGCGTTTTTGAGCTAGGCGATCTGCATTCGGGACGTAGAGGTCGCTAGTTCGAATCTAGTCGCCCCGACTATTTTTAGAAATGAGCCCTTCGGCGAGTACGTCGAAGGGCTTTCTTATTGTGGGGCAAAGAGTTGCGCCATCGAGTGTGCAGTTCAAACAGACGATTTCGAGGATACGACGTTTTATGTCGTAATCTGACGTAAGCCATTTGTCGCGAAGAGTTTGAGAAAGTTCAAACACTTTTGAGGCAAGCTCGGCGGATTCATCGTGCGAGCGGTCAATCGCATCCAATTGGAGCTTGATTGAGGCGAGTCGATCTCGGAGTTCGGTGGCCTTGCGACCGAACGTATCCTCATCAATCTCGTGACTGAGCCGCATGTTGAGGAGCCTGTCCTGTTGCTCCACAAGCAGCGTTGATTGACGCTGAAGCTCTGACCGTTTCGACATCGATTCGGCCTGCATGTCGCGTGT is from Crateriforma conspicua and encodes:
- a CDS encoding IS5 family transposase — translated: MQAFWCVDGSVIRAHRCAAGMIPQSEENDELVALGRSRGGYLTKIHILCDGQGTLLGITATGGQRHESTELENLIDHCELSLHRYDSRPDAIAGDKGYSSHAIRDRLRELGIEPVIGSKSNESREEEFDREAYRRRNIVERLIGWLKESRRVGTRYDKLACSYLAFVQLAALRRALKLI